From the genome of Desulfovibrio sp. JY:
CGGCATCTCCGGGGCCGTGGGGCTGGCCGAGGACCCGTCCGAATTCTCCCTGGATTGCCGCCAAACCTGCGCCATCGACCTGCCGCAAAAATTCCCCAAGAAAAAGAAGGTGTTTTCCGAAGGCACCTCGGTCTTTTTCAAGGACACCCAGGTCACGCGTTTTTATGACGAAAAGCGCAAGGCGCTCATCTACCTGGCCGTCAGCCGCAAGATCGTCTCCGGCTCGCCGAAAAATTCCATCTCCACCGTCGTCGTCCGCTAGGCCGCCCCGTCCATGCGTCCTTACGAATCCGTCGCCGTCGGCCTGCTCCTTGTCGCCGGCGACGGGACCGTGATCGAGGCCGACGCCACGGCCGCAAGCCTGCTGGGGGCCGATCCCGCCGCGGCTTCGCCGTTGCGCACGGCCGACCTCGGCCTGCCGGACGCCCTTTTCAGCCGTCCCCCCGGCCAGGGCGTCCTGCTCCACCGCGACGGCGGCGACGGCGCGGCCCGCTGGCTGCTTGCGGCCGCGCGCCCCGTGCGCCTTGGCGGCGAGACGGCCCGCGCCCTGGTCCTGGCCGACGTCACGGACGTCATAAGCGACCTGGACAAGTACGAGGGGTTTTTCTCCAACGCCGTGGAGGGCATCTTCCAGTCGAGCCCCAGGGGACGCTTTCTCGACGTCAACCCGGCTTTGGCCCACATCCTCGGCTACGACGACCCCGAGGACATGATCGCGACCCTTACCGACCTGCGCTCGGAGCTCTACGTCGACCCGGCCGACCGCGACGCCTTCCTGGCCCAGCTGGCGGAAAAGGACGTGGTCACAGGCCTCGAAACCCGCTTCTACCGCAAGGACCGCTCGATCAAGTGGATCTCGCAGGCCGCCCGGGTGGTGCGCGACGACCGGGGCGAGGTCCGCTACATCGAGGGCCTCAACATCGACATCACGGCCCGCAAAAAGGCCGAGGAAGCCTACAACGACATCCTGGAGCGCTACCGCACCATCGTCACCGGCAGCATCGACGGCGTGATCCTGTGCGGCGCTCTCGGCGAGATCCTGACCGCCAACCCGGAGACCGAACGCATCTTCGGACTCTCCGAAGCCGATCTGGCCCAGGTAGGCCTCTCCGGCGTCATCGACGACTCTGGCGGCGCCCTGGCCGAGGCGCTGGCCAACCTGGGGCGCACCGGCAAATTTCGCGGCGAGTTGACCGGCATCCATTCGGCCGGGGCCGTGGTGCCGCTCGAGGTCTCGGCCAGCGGCTTTCCCCACAAGGACGGGGCGAGCCATGCCGTGTGGATCGTGCGCGACGTGACCGAGCGCAAGCAGGCCGAGTCCGTGCTGCGGGAAAACGAGGAGAAGTTTCGCCGCACCTTCGACCAGTCGCCCATCGGGGCGAGCATCCTGTCGCTGGACTACCGCTTTTTGCGCGTCAATGACGCGCTTTGCCGCATCACGGGCTACGCCGCCTCCGAGCTTCTGGAACGCTCCATGCTCGAGGTCACCCATCCCGACGACGTGCCCGAGACCATCCGCTGGGCCGAGCGGCTTTTAGCCGGCGAGTTCGACCGCTACGAGATCGACAAGCGCTACGTGCGCCAGGACGGGGGCACGGTCTGGGTGCATCTGTCGGTGCGGCTGATCCGCGACGTGGCCGGCCGGCCGCTCTATTTCATGCCCATGGTCCAGGACGTGACCGAACGGATCAAGGCCGAGGCCGAGATGCGCGCGCTTCTGGGCGAGAAGGAATCCCTGCGCTTAAATCTCGAGGCCGTCTTTCGCGCCATCCCGGACGCCATCGTGGTGGTGGACACGGCCATGCGGGTGGTGCGCACCAACCGGGGCCTGACCGACGTCTGCTTCCTCACCGGCGGCAGCGGGACCGGCGAAGCGGGCGCGACCGGGCAGCAGGTGGTGTCCGGGGCCTGCCGACGGGGTTGTTTCTCCGCCCTGCGCGAGACGCTGGCCACCCGGGAGCCGCTCATCGAATACCGGGTGGAATGCCAGGGTCAAAGCCCCGGCCGGGTGGTGGTGGTCAACTCCATGCCGCTTTCCGGCGAATCCGGCGAATTCGTCGGCGCGGTGCTCATCATCCGCGACATCACACGCCTGGCCAACCTGGAAAAACGCCTGACCGACCTGCACAGCCACCAGGGGATCATCGGCAAGTCCAAGGCCATGCGCGACATCTATCCCGTGCTCGACCAGCTGGCCGAGGTGGACACCACGGTGCTGATCACGGGCGAGTCCGGCACCGGCAAGGAGCTGGCCGCCGAGGCCATCCACTACGGCGGCCCCCGGGCCAAAAAGCCCCTGGTCAAAGTCAACTGCTCGGCCCTGTCCGACGAACTCCTCGGCAGCGAGCTGTTCGGCCACGTGCGCGGGGCGTTCACCGGGGCCATCCGGGACAAGGTGGGCCGGTTCGAGGCGGCCCAGGGCGGGGCCATCTTTCTCGACGAGATCGGCGACATGTCCCCGCGCCTGCAACTCGGGCTGTTGCGCGTGCTCGAGAGCAAGGAATTCGAGCGCGTGGGCGAGGCCAGGACCCGCAAGGCCGACGTCCGGGTCATCGCCGCCACCAACGTGGATCTGCCGGCGCGCATCAAGGCCGGGCTTTTCCGGGCCGACCTCTACTACCGGCTGCGGGTGGTGCAGGTGCGCTTGCCGCCGCTGCGCGACCGGGCCGAGGATATCCCGCTGCTCTCCGACCATTTCATGCGCCAGTTCGCGGCCAGCTTCGGCAAGGCCATCTCGCGCCTGTCCGCCGAGGCCATGGCCGTCATCATGGCCTACCCCTGGCCGGGCAACGTGCGCGAGCTCAAGTACGCCATGGAGCACGCCTGCGTGCTGTGTCCCCAGGGCGAGATCACCCCGGCCCACCTGCCGCGCGAACTGCTTTCCCCGCCGCTGTTGCCGGCCGGGGCGGAGCTGCCGCCGCCACGCCGGGGTGGGCTCAGCCGGGAGATGGTGCTGGAGGCGCTGGCCGCCTGCGGCAACAACCGCTCCCGGGCGGCCCGGCGTCTGGGCGTGGACCGCCGCACGCTGTATCGCAACATGGCGCGCCTCGGCATCGACTGAGCGCTCGCCGCAAAAGTGTGGCGAACGCCCCACTTTTGCCCCACCTGTGGCGCAACGCCACATAATGACGCCACACCTTTCCAGACGGCGGATTTTCATCTTCCTCCCAACATCCCATAATAATTGTTTTTTTAGAGAGCGGTTCCCACGCTATCGCTTTGGCATGAACCTTGCCGATAGTGAGATAGCAGAGGAAATGCACTTCCCGCAGGACCGAGGAGAACAGTGCGCCCGCCAGCCGCGCCGGATCGGGCCGCCGCACGGCGAGGGATGCAACCGGGGAGCGGCCAGGCGAAACCGGAAATCCCGCCGCCGCGCCACGCGCCGACGCGTGCAGGGACAACATCGCCTTGAAGACGCGGCCGAAACTGTTACTGTAGTTGCAACCACCAAATCCTTAACCTGGACGGAGGGGAAACGATGTCCGTACCCACTACGGCGACCCACGAGGGCCTGCCCGTCGGCAGGCTTTCAGCCTATCTCGACTGGCTGCAGATGCTCACGGGCGCGGCGCTCATCCTTTTCATGTGGGCGCACCTGATCCTCGTGGCAAGCATCCTGA
Proteins encoded in this window:
- a CDS encoding CreA family protein produces the protein MRRTFVFACFAVLALAAATVRPAAAEEVGCVTTEWKLLGANHKVCVNAFDDPDLPCVTCYMSQARTGGISGAVGLAEDPSEFSLDCRQTCAIDLPQKFPKKKKVFSEGTSVFFKDTQVTRFYDEKRKALIYLAVSRKIVSGSPKNSISTVVVR
- a CDS encoding PAS domain S-box protein, producing MRPYESVAVGLLLVAGDGTVIEADATAASLLGADPAAASPLRTADLGLPDALFSRPPGQGVLLHRDGGDGAARWLLAAARPVRLGGETARALVLADVTDVISDLDKYEGFFSNAVEGIFQSSPRGRFLDVNPALAHILGYDDPEDMIATLTDLRSELYVDPADRDAFLAQLAEKDVVTGLETRFYRKDRSIKWISQAARVVRDDRGEVRYIEGLNIDITARKKAEEAYNDILERYRTIVTGSIDGVILCGALGEILTANPETERIFGLSEADLAQVGLSGVIDDSGGALAEALANLGRTGKFRGELTGIHSAGAVVPLEVSASGFPHKDGASHAVWIVRDVTERKQAESVLRENEEKFRRTFDQSPIGASILSLDYRFLRVNDALCRITGYAASELLERSMLEVTHPDDVPETIRWAERLLAGEFDRYEIDKRYVRQDGGTVWVHLSVRLIRDVAGRPLYFMPMVQDVTERIKAEAEMRALLGEKESLRLNLEAVFRAIPDAIVVVDTAMRVVRTNRGLTDVCFLTGGSGTGEAGATGQQVVSGACRRGCFSALRETLATREPLIEYRVECQGQSPGRVVVVNSMPLSGESGEFVGAVLIIRDITRLANLEKRLTDLHSHQGIIGKSKAMRDIYPVLDQLAEVDTTVLITGESGTGKELAAEAIHYGGPRAKKPLVKVNCSALSDELLGSELFGHVRGAFTGAIRDKVGRFEAAQGGAIFLDEIGDMSPRLQLGLLRVLESKEFERVGEARTRKADVRVIAATNVDLPARIKAGLFRADLYYRLRVVQVRLPPLRDRAEDIPLLSDHFMRQFAASFGKAISRLSAEAMAVIMAYPWPGNVRELKYAMEHACVLCPQGEITPAHLPRELLSPPLLPAGAELPPPRRGGLSREMVLEALAACGNNRSRAARRLGVDRRTLYRNMARLGID